A single window of Nicotiana sylvestris chromosome 3, ASM39365v2, whole genome shotgun sequence DNA harbors:
- the LOC138887938 gene encoding uncharacterized protein — protein MITFSDDELPVKGTEHNKALYFMVKCEDSVVTRVLVDNSSSENIYPLSTLNKLKVDDERIHKNNKCVQGFDGGGKDSIGDIVLELTIGPVELTMEFQVLDVVVSYNMLLGRPWIHAAKAVPSTLHQMVKFEWDRQEIVMHGEENLCAHSDASIPFIEAEDDKGPWVYQVSEAVPVEKVPEGKCLGASLQGIIQPVSFPENLGTFGLGFKPRAADVKRAKRLKQKAWALPKPIPFLFRSFVKPGARKRPVTTVPSSVVDIDEEKQSDHVKDLRKFFERLRRYNLKLNPTKCAFDVPSGKLLGFIVSQWGIELDPSKIKAIRSYYRLRTRPR, from the exons atgatcaccttctctgatgatgagttgcctgtgaaaggtactgaacacaacaaagctctctattttatggtaaaatgtgaagattctgtggtcaccAGGGTGTTAGTTGACAACAGTTCCAGTGAAAACATCTatcctctctctactctgaacaagttgaaagttgatgatgagaggattcacaagaacaacaaaTGCGTCCAAGGTTTTGATGGTGGAGGAAAAGACTCAAtcggtgatatagtgcttgaattgacaataggaccagtggaattaaccatggagttccaggtactggACGTAGTTGTCTCTTACAATATGCTGTTAGGTCGTCCTTGGAtacatgctgccaaagcagtcccatccaccttgcaccagatggtcaagttcgagtgggatagacaggaGATTGTTATGCACGGTGAGGAGAATTTGTGTGCTCATAGTGATGCCTCCATTCCGTTCATTGaggctgaagatgacaaagggccttgggtctatcaagtttCTGAAGCAGTGCCGGTCGAGAAGGTTCCAGAAG GTAAATGTCTGGGTGCATCCTtgcagggtatcatacagccCGTGTCCTTCCCTGAAAACTTGGGTACgttcggtcttggattcaaacctagagcggcagatgtgaaaagggctaaaaggttgaaACAAAAGGCGTGGGCACTTCCGAAGCCTATTCCATTTCTCTTTAGGTCTTTTGTCAAACCCGGTGCCAGGAAACGCCCAGTGACGACagttccaagttctgtggttgacattgatgaaga gaagcagtctgaccacgtcaaagatttgagaaagtttttcgaAAGGCTCcgtaggtacaatcttaagctcaaccctacaaagtgtgcatttgatgttccatctgggaaactgttgggattcatagtcagtcagtggggcattgaattggatccgtcaaagatcaaagctatccggAGTTACTACCGCCTAAGAACAAGACCGAGATGA